The proteins below are encoded in one region of Nitrospira sp.:
- the galM gene encoding aldose 1-epimerase yields the protein MTPPITSDSEITLAFGNRRAVVSPWGGALRRYFFVGADGGETDLVWGYSGGSQKKGGQGDVLIPFPGRIADGRYTFDGHVYQLERNDKEGPNAIHGFVRNLPWRVLRAERAEAEFQIRLEAEEYGCKGYPFSLVVRVTYAVSDAGLSCAFEVTNVGTQAAPVGVGFHPYFTVGTEFVDDAWIRIPGAGYLESNERLVPTGSVIPVAGTEWDFRGDRPIGVRRFNHCYVQLERDREGAATASLRNPVTGRVIDVVMDRSFSAVVVYTGDAIASAARRALAIEPMTCASDAFNYPDWGLQRMLPHAGFAGRYVVRHHVEPSGLAHL from the coding sequence ATGACGCCGCCCATCACCTCGGATTCCGAAATCACGCTCGCATTCGGGAACCGGCGTGCGGTGGTATCGCCGTGGGGCGGGGCCTTGCGGCGGTACTTCTTCGTTGGCGCCGACGGCGGGGAGACCGATCTCGTATGGGGATATTCGGGCGGCTCGCAAAAGAAAGGCGGCCAAGGGGATGTGCTGATTCCCTTCCCGGGCCGCATTGCCGACGGCCGCTATACGTTCGACGGCCACGTATACCAACTCGAGCGCAATGACAAAGAAGGTCCAAACGCGATTCACGGCTTCGTGAGGAACTTGCCGTGGCGGGTGCTTCGGGCCGAGCGTGCAGAAGCCGAGTTCCAGATTCGTCTCGAGGCCGAGGAGTATGGCTGCAAGGGTTATCCGTTCTCACTGGTCGTTCGCGTGACCTATGCCGTGAGCGACGCAGGCTTGTCCTGCGCATTCGAGGTAACGAACGTCGGCACGCAGGCGGCACCGGTGGGCGTTGGTTTTCATCCCTACTTTACCGTCGGCACAGAATTTGTCGATGATGCATGGATTAGGATTCCCGGAGCCGGCTATCTGGAATCGAACGAGCGGCTGGTCCCGACGGGCAGCGTGATTCCGGTTGCCGGGACCGAGTGGGACTTTCGTGGGGATAGACCGATCGGTGTTCGCCGCTTCAATCACTGTTATGTGCAGCTGGAACGGGATCGAGAGGGTGCCGCGACGGCGTCACTGCGCAATCCCGTGACCGGTCGAGTGATCGATGTCGTCATGGACCGATCCTTCTCCGCCGTGGTCGTGTACACAGGCGACGCAATTGCGTCCGCGGCACGCAGAGCGCTGGCCATCGAACCGATGACCTGTGCGTCTGACGCCTTCAATTATCCCGACTGGGGCCTGCAGCGTATGCTCCCTCACGCGGGTTTCGCCGGCCGGTATGTCGTCCGTCATCATGTCGAGCCGTCAGGTTTGGCCCATCTCTGA
- a CDS encoding membrane protein: MFEWLMNPEDWIALGTLTALEIVLGIDNIIFIAVLVGRLPEGQRALARRLGLGLAMLARLGLLFSISWVMTLTTTWFTLIGNEISGRDLILIGGGLFLLAKATREIHVSLEGVEEVGSAAVVGSLGMALVQIALLDIVFSLDSVITAVGLVDQVSIMAVAIILAVVVMLMAANSIGEFVEAHPTIKILALSFLILVGVTLMVEGFDVHVPKGYIYFAMAFSVSVEMLNIRMRKRRAAAVRLHSKYARSSRSDTRNPNDMAG, encoded by the coding sequence ATGTTCGAATGGCTGATGAATCCCGAGGATTGGATTGCACTGGGCACCCTGACCGCGCTCGAGATCGTCCTCGGCATCGACAATATTATATTCATCGCCGTGCTCGTCGGCCGGCTACCCGAGGGACAACGGGCCCTAGCCAGGCGACTGGGGTTGGGCCTGGCCATGCTGGCACGGCTCGGACTCTTGTTTTCGATCTCCTGGGTCATGACCTTGACGACCACGTGGTTCACACTCATCGGGAACGAGATTTCAGGGCGCGATCTGATCCTCATCGGCGGAGGGCTCTTTCTTCTCGCCAAAGCCACCAGAGAAATCCACGTGAGCCTGGAAGGTGTTGAAGAAGTCGGATCTGCAGCGGTTGTCGGCAGCTTGGGCATGGCGCTCGTCCAAATTGCCCTGCTTGATATCGTGTTCTCTCTGGATTCCGTGATCACGGCGGTGGGGCTGGTCGACCAGGTGTCGATCATGGCCGTCGCCATCATCCTCGCGGTCGTGGTCATGCTCATGGCCGCAAACTCCATCGGCGAGTTTGTCGAGGCACATCCCACCATCAAGATTCTCGCGCTCTCCTTTCTGATACTGGTGGGCGTCACACTCATGGTAGAGGGCTTCGATGTGCATGTGCCCAAGGGATACATCTACTTTGCCATGGCATTTTCGGTCAGCGTCGAAATGCTCAACATCCGCATGCGTAAACGACGTGCCGCCGCCGTCCGCTTGCACAGCAAGTATGCGAGAAGCTCCCGGTCGGACACGAGGAATCCGAATGACATGGCGGGGTAA